The following are encoded together in the Tribolium castaneum strain GA2 chromosome 3, icTriCast1.1, whole genome shotgun sequence genome:
- the LOC656559 gene encoding glucose dehydrogenase [FAD, quinone]: MECGCAAPYIGPSLANTCGGGAFVLFMSLLDTFIRNKCDLSEICQRVVPKTQPDIEYDFVVIGGGSGGATAAGRLSEVPEWKVLLIEAGGDEPPGSQVPSMVISYHGDPHMDWNYKTEPEQQACLGFPEKRCSWPRGKVLGGCSVINGMMYMRGHPKDYDNWATMGNTGWGYQDVLPVFKKSEDNLQIGTLVDAAYHGTGGPMTTSRFPHHPELAEDVMQAAKELGYPVSDDLNGRQYHGFTIAQSSVRNGSRLSSARAFLRPGRDRPNLHVMLNSTATKILINSSNNQKTVSGVQFLYNNKLHTVRVKREVVVSAGAINSPQILLLSGIGPKEELDKVNIQQVHQLPGVGKNLHNHVTFYMTYEMKKQKAVHDLDWAHALDYILNRRGPMSSTGMSQVTARINSKFADPSGTHPDLQIFFAGYLANCAASGEVRAAKDPEHPDAPRHLTISPVVLHPKSRGHIGLKSNNPLDPPLMYANYLSEPEDVATLVEGIRVTQRLANTSVLQNKYGLTLMRDEYGDCEKKFTYDSDDFWQCAARYYTGPENHQAGSCKMGPASDPMAVVDPKLQVYGIEGLRVMDASIMPALVSGNTHATIVMIADKGVEYIKQKWLRGGTIANRFGGGTSQSNQNAPHFYPSASSNYPNYPKQHAPYHYQQGVKSTGFRHNEQFHRNHPQMPNPFMSTPRPQRAYNQQGFNQGYQGYQHNYPDYQQDQEYNNFNAY; this comes from the exons ATGGAGTGTGGTTGTGCGGCGCCCTACATCGGTCCGTCCCTGGCCAACACTTGCGGGGGCGGCGCTTTTGTCCTCTTCATGAGCCTTTTGGACACTTTCATACGGAACAAATGCGACTTGTCCGAAATCTGCCAAAGAGTCGTTCCGAAAACGCAGCCTGACATAGAGTACGACTTTGTGGTGATCGGGGGCGGCAGCGGCGGTGCGACGGCGGCAGGAAGACTCTCGGAAGTCCCCGAGTGGAAGGTTTTGTTGATTGAAGCCGGCGGTGACGAACCACCAGGGTCCCAAGTGCCTTCGATGGTTATAAGCTACCATGGAGACCCACACATGGACTGGAACTACAAGACGGAACCGGAACAACAGGCATGTCTTGGATTTCCGGAAAAGAGGTGTTCCTGGCCTAGAGGGAAGGTTTTGGGTGGGTGCAGTGTCATCAATGGGATGATGTACATGCGGGGGCATCCTAAGGATTACGATAATTGGGCCACGATGGGCAATACGGGATGGGGGTACCAAGACGTACTCccagttttcaaaaaatcagaGGATAATCTGCAAATTGGTACTCTTGTCGATGCTGCTTATCATGGTACTGGTGGGCCAATGACCACGTCCCGGTTTCCGCATCATCCCGAATTGGCAGAAGACGTTATGCAGGCGGCGAAGGAGTTGGGATATCCTGTCAGTGACGATTTGAATGGGCGACAGTACCATGGGTTTACTATAGCCCAGTCGAGTGTGAG gaacggaTCTCGTCTAAGCAGCGCCCGGGCATTCCTCCGTCCGGGCCGCGACCGCCCCAACCTCCACGTCATGCTGAACTCCACCGCGACGAAAATTCTAATAAACAGCAGCAACAACCAGAAGACAGTTTCAGGCGTCCAATTCCTCtacaacaataaattacacACAGTCAGAGTAAAGCGGGAAGTCGTCGTTTCCGCAGGAGCCATCAACTCGCCGCAAATTCTCCTCTTATCCGGCATCGGCCCCAAAGAAGAATTAGACAAAGTTAACATTCAACAAGTCCACCAACTCCCCGGCGTCGGTAAAAACCTCCACAACCACGTCACTTTCTACATGACGTACGAAATGAAAAAGCAGAAAGCTGTCCATGACCTGGACTGGGCCCACGCTCTGGATTACATCCTCAATCGGCGAGGGCCGATGTCTTCGACGGGCATGTCACAAGTCACGGCGAGGATCAACTCGAAATTCGCTGATCCTTCGGGAACTCATCCCGATTTGCAGATCTTCTTTGCCGGGTATTTGGCGAACTGTGCCGCCTCCGGGGAAGTGCGGGCGGCTAAGGATCCAGAACATCCAGACGCTCCGAGACATCTGACGATCTCGCCGGTGGTGCTGCATCCAAAGAGTAGGGGGCACATCGGATTGAAGTCGAACAATCCGTTAGATCCCCCGCTCATGTATGCCAACTATTTGAGCGAACCGGAAGACGTCGCGACGCTAGTCGAGGGAATCAGAGTGACGCAGAGATTGGCCAATACGAGCGTCCTTCAGAACAAGTACGGCCTGACTTTGATGCGCGACGAATACGGGGATTGCGAGAAAAAATTTAC GTATGATTCGGATGACTTTTGGCAATGCGCAGCTCGCTACTATACCGGGCCGGAGAACCACCAAGCGGGCTCTTGTAAGATGGGTCCGGCCTCCGACCCCATGGCTGTGGTCGACCCCAAACTCCAAGTCTACGGTATTGAGGGGCTCCGTGTTATGGATGCCTCGATCATGCCAGCCCTAGTCTCTGGAAACACGCACGCTACCATTGTTATGATTGCTGATAAAGGCGTCGAGTACATAAAGCAAAAATGGTTGCGTGGTGGTACTATTGCGAACAGGTTTGGGGGTGGAACCAGTCAGAGTAATCAAAACGCACCTCACTTTTACCCATCGGCTAGTTCAAATTATCCCAATTACCCTAAACAACACGCTCCGTATCATTACCAACAGGGAGTAAAAAGTACGGGATTTAGGCATAATGAGCAATTCCACAGGAATCATCCCCAAATGCCTAATCCTTTCATGTCGACGCCTAGGCCACAAAGGGCGTATAATCAGCAGGGATTTAATCAAGGGTATCAAGGATACCAACATAATTATCCCGACTACCAACAGGATCAAGAATATAACAATTTCAATGCATATTAA